ATCGATCATTCGTCCTCACCTCGACCCGGGCGTGTAGCACGGTTGAGAGAGGGAAGTTCTACCACTGGCGAGGTGATTTTCGTCGCCACGCTCGTGCCGGTATCTACTGGACGTTCCATCACAGGCCCCTACTCGGATCATTCACTGTTTTATTATGTGCGTACTACAAGACCGCGGGAAAATTCCGCGCGTGTATGTGGGATCTAAATCCGGTATTGTCCCGTAAGAAACCGTAATCCGTCACGGAAACGTAAAGTTGCGTCAAGAGAGCGGAAACGCAACCCGTTCCACCGCGGTTAATAACTGGTAGAACAGGCAAAACACGGAAGATTTCGTACACGTATGCGACTGCGGGTCTATAGTTCGTAGTCATATTTCGCCTACGAGTCTGCGAGCGGCCCGTTCGACGGCCTCGTCGCTCGACTGATCCGGTTCCCATCCCGTCGCGAGGAGTTTTTCGGTAGAGAGACGCATCCGCCTTACATCCCCGGGCCATCCTCGTTCGGTACCGGTGTACTCGTATCGAGGGTCCAAGCCCATTACGTCGGAGACGATATCCGCGATCTGGTTGACCGACGTGGTCGTCCCCGTACCGAGATTGAACGTGTTTACGGGATCGCCTGTCCGGTCGATGACGTGTAGCATCGCATTGATACAATCGCTAACGTACATGTACGACTTCTCCTGGCGACCGTCACCGAGAATCTGCAACCGATCGGGGTTCGTAGAGAGTTTCTCGATAAAATCGGGAATGACCGCGCCGCGAAGGCGCGGCCCGATTATATTCGCGAACCTGAAATTCCAAACGGTGAGGTCGTTCGAGTGGGCGGTAGCCGATAGTAGCCCCTCGTCCGCGAGTTTGGACGCTCCGTAGACGCTAATCGGTTCCAGCGGCCCGAAGTCTTCCGGCGTCGGGTTCGGCGCTTCGCCGTACACCGTCGACGAGGAGGTGAATACGATCTTCGAAACGCCGACGTCCGCCATCCGCTCGAGTAGGTTGTACGTCATCCGGCTGTTCTCCTCGAACTGTCTTCGCGGGTTCGGCGAGTTGACGACCTTCGACGCCGCTAAGTGGTATACGATATCGATAGTGTCGGTGAGCGCCGACTCCGCCGTCTCTCGCTCGGTAAGATCACCGTTTACGAACGTCGTCTCTTCTGGCATCCACGTCCTCTCTCCGTGGGACAAGTCATCGACGACGGTCACAGAATCTCCTCCTCTGACGAGTCGTTCGGCGAGATGAGAACCGATGAACCCCGCTCCTCCGGTAATCAACGCGTGGTCGTTACTCATAACTATAGATTCATCAGGTGAGAAGTAATGTATTATTCTTCGATACCTGGGATATTTAGCCGACAATAATGACTTTGAATATCACGTACGTAATTGTCACTTCTCCGCCGTCACTCTCCTTACCGTGTGCCCGTCGATGCGCGACGCGGAGAATCACGGTAACCACGGGGACGGCGACGACGGTAGACCGTCAGCGAAAGAAGAGCTACGAGAAACTGGCTATCGGCGTTCATCTTCTCTCACGACGATGTCGAGGGCTGTCCCCCCAGTTGGGCCCGCGAGCGGCTTACCCGTCTCTGATCGGGCACCGTGTAGAACTGTGCTAAACTATGCCAATACGTGATTTCTCGAGAACAAGACCGATATATTCGTTTAACGGTACCGACAAGCTATTTTGCGTCGTACTGAGGGTCCGGCATGCGAAACAAGCGACTCCTCGTAACCGGCGGGGCGGGATTCATCGGGTCGAATCTCGCGAATCGGCTAGCCGGCCGAAACGACGTGATCGCGGTCGACAGCGGGTACCTCGGAACGCCCGAGAACCTCAACGATCGAGTAGTCTTCGAGGATCGGAGCGTTCTCGCCGAGGATCTGCCGACCGACGTGGACGTCGTCTTTCACCTCGCGGCGCTCTCGTCGTACGGGATGCACGAGCGGGATCCGACGACGGGAGTACGAGTCAACGTCGAGGGGTTCGTTAACACCGTCGAACAGGCCCGGGACGACGGCTGTGATACGGTCGTCTACGCCTCGACGTCGTCGATCTACGGCAGTCGAACGGAACCTTCGCCGGAGGACACGGAGGTGTCGGTCCACACCGGGTACGAGGCCTCGAAACTCGCTCGAGAGAAGTACGCGGAGTACTTCGCGAACCATTACGGGATGCGCCTCGCCGGGCTGCGGTTCTTCTCGGTGTACCAAGGGTATCACGGCGCGGAAGAACACAAGGGCGTGTACGCGAACGTCATCGCGCAGTTCGCGGACGACATCGCCCACGGCCGGTCGCCGCGGATTTTCGGCGACGGCACCCAGACCCGCGACTTCACGCACGTCGACGATATCGTTCGCGGCATCGAACTGGCCGCAGAGCACCGATTGAACGGGGTCTACAACCTCGGAACGGGCGAGGCCCACGAGTTCAACGCCGTCGTCGATCAGCTCGCCGAGGAACTCGACGCCGACGTCGAACCGGAATACGTCGAAAACCCGATTCCGGGGCAGGTGTACGTCCGCGATACGTGCGCGGATCCGACGAAGATGATGAACGCTACCGGCTGGGAACCGCGGGTGAGCTTCGAAGAGGGAATCCGGCGCGTGTGTGGGCCGTACCGGGACTCGTAACACCTCCCCACGATGAAGGAGCGATACAACTTCACGGAACGCGATTGGTACGAACCCGTCGACGGCGGCCCGGTTCGTATAGCCGTCGTCGGCACGGGACGGTTCGCCTGTCGCCGAGCACTTCCCGCGATTCGAAAAACGGACCTGTGCGAGGCGACGATCGTGGTCGACCTGTGGTCCGAAAAAGCGCGGGCGGTAGCGGAGGCGTTCGACGTTCCGAACTGGATCAGCAGTGACGAGTTCAAAGCTGGAGTCGCGGTCGAGACGTACGACGCGGTGTACGTTGCCACGCCGAACGCGTTTCACCTGCCGTACGTGGAGGCTGCGGCTCGATTCGGCAAATCGGTTCTGTGTGAGAAACCCCTCGACGTGAGCATCGATCGAGCCGAGCGAATGGTTCGGATCTGCGAGAGAGAGGACGTGATGTTGATGACGGGATATCGGATGCAGACGGAACCCTTCATCAGACGCATGCGCGAACTCGTCGCGGACGGATTCATCGGCCAGCCGGTTCACCTCACCGGTAAATTTTCCAATTGTATAGATACCGACGGTGGCACGATACGGTGGCGAAACGATCCGTCCATCGCGGGTGGCGGTGCACTGATGGATCTCGGAATCTACCCGTTGAACACGATCCGGTTTCTACTGGGACGCGATCCCGTCCGGGTGTACGGGTCCACGGCGTCGAACCACCTGGCGTTCGAAGAGGTCGACGAGCACGTGGCGTTTCAGTTGCTGTTCCCCGATAGCGTGGTCGCGTCCTGTACCGCCAGTCTCAACG
This DNA window, taken from Natronococcus sp. CG52, encodes the following:
- a CDS encoding NAD-dependent epimerase/dehydratase family protein, coding for MVMSNDHALITGGAGFIGSHLAERLVRGGDSVTVVDDLSHGERTWMPEETTFVNGDLTERETAESALTDTIDIVYHLAASKVVNSPNPRRQFEENSRMTYNLLERMADVGVSKIVFTSSSTVYGEAPNPTPEDFGPLEPISVYGASKLADEGLLSATAHSNDLTVWNFRFANIIGPRLRGAVIPDFIEKLSTNPDRLQILGDGRQEKSYMYVSDCINAMLHVIDRTGDPVNTFNLGTGTTTSVNQIADIVSDVMGLDPRYEYTGTERGWPGDVRRMRLSTEKLLATGWEPDQSSDEAVERAARRLVGEI
- a CDS encoding NAD-dependent epimerase/dehydratase family protein codes for the protein MRNKRLLVTGGAGFIGSNLANRLAGRNDVIAVDSGYLGTPENLNDRVVFEDRSVLAEDLPTDVDVVFHLAALSSYGMHERDPTTGVRVNVEGFVNTVEQARDDGCDTVVYASTSSIYGSRTEPSPEDTEVSVHTGYEASKLAREKYAEYFANHYGMRLAGLRFFSVYQGYHGAEEHKGVYANVIAQFADDIAHGRSPRIFGDGTQTRDFTHVDDIVRGIELAAEHRLNGVYNLGTGEAHEFNAVVDQLAEELDADVEPEYVENPIPGQVYVRDTCADPTKMMNATGWEPRVSFEEGIRRVCGPYRDS
- the gfo6 gene encoding D-xylose 1-dehydrogenase Gfo6, whose translation is MKERYNFTERDWYEPVDGGPVRIAVVGTGRFACRRALPAIRKTDLCEATIVVDLWSEKARAVAEAFDVPNWISSDEFKAGVAVETYDAVYVATPNAFHLPYVEAAARFGKSVLCEKPLDVSIDRAERMVRICEREDVMLMTGYRMQTEPFIRRMRELVADGFIGQPVHLTGKFSNCIDTDGGTIRWRNDPSIAGGGALMDLGIYPLNTIRFLLGRDPVRVYGSTASNHLAFEEVDEHVAFQLLFPDSVVASCTASLNAYPSSRLEIYGTEGEIQITSAFGGIASEEIVAERDGTRIEYAGPPVDEVREEFDYFAYCLLADQKPEPSGKDGVADLVIIEAIYESDERGRPISL